One segment of Enterobacter ludwigii DNA contains the following:
- the ndk gene encoding nucleoside-diphosphate kinase — protein MAIERTFSIIKPNAVAKNVIGSIFARFESAGFKIVGTKMLHLTVEQARGFYAEHEGRPFFDGLVEFMTSGPIVVSVLEGENAVQRHRDLLGATNPDNALAGTLRADYADSFTENGTHGSDSVESAAREIAFFFAEGEVCPRTR, from the coding sequence ATGGCTATTGAACGTACTTTTTCCATCATCAAACCAAACGCGGTGGCAAAAAACGTTATTGGCAGCATCTTTGCTCGCTTTGAATCAGCAGGGTTCAAAATCGTTGGCACCAAAATGCTGCACCTGACCGTTGAGCAGGCTCGCGGTTTCTACGCTGAGCACGAAGGTCGTCCATTCTTCGACGGTCTGGTTGAGTTCATGACTTCTGGCCCGATCGTTGTATCCGTACTGGAAGGCGAAAACGCAGTACAGCGTCACCGTGACCTGCTGGGTGCGACCAACCCGGATAACGCACTGGCTGGTACCCTGCGCGCTGACTATGCAGACAGCTTCACCGAGAACGGCACCCACGGTTCCGATTCTGTTGAATCTGCCGCTCGTGAAATCGCGTTCTTCTTCGCTGAAGGCGAAGTGTGTCCACGTACCCGTTAA